One genomic region from Terriglobus aquaticus encodes:
- a CDS encoding UvrD-helicase domain-containing protein — MSATLLEFPSPNQTSATEPADAAERASALDPERSFLVEAPAGSGKTGLLVQRLLALLCRVQRPESVLALTFTNKATAEMRERVLKALDLPQKNPSTLSDFERTTHRLASALLQHDQALGWNLQANSHRLNIRTIDSLCGEIARSLPLTSGAVGQMTPAEDARPLYRRAARAVMLRLGGEDAVLNNALRTVLLHRDADLHNCESLLAEMLGTREQWRRLIPLTRDELTDEFLDRVVKPRLDQTLETIICTALTSLERAFPPDLLHDLTALATQLSAADGHNGAPNPIARCAALRNPPGTRAADAEHWALLAGLLLNTSSPHTWRKSMKKNHLGLVATPKQKKHLTDLIETLSSNDTLHRHLCDLRNLPPAAMPADDWRMTKALFQLLLAALQELHAIFRDTNTCDFTERSLAAHAALNPANAGPESGLREHSELQHLLVDEMQDTSSAQYELLESLTRGWDGTSRTVFLVGDPKQSIYLFRQARVERFLGSLASGRLGSIPLTALRLTTNFRSAAPLVDSLNQLFDPIFRAVGNGEIQYTPATAARTAQHGELHWHIDPLWGEVGSEERGTSQREVQRQQAEHIVHTILRLREDEDANKPLTFAVLVRAREHATHITRLFRESGIAFRGVELEALNERPEVLDSLALTRTLLHPADRVAWLAVLRAPWCGATLADLYHLTGADQGDRNTTAPRKLFRERAPGLPAASQARVLCTLDVLDAAVDAVGRMPLAEVVERAGRALGTDHFRTAAERTNVQRFLELLEQAEAELQVLDAQDLQARLSRLYAEPDTVPGAVEVMTIHKAKGLEWDVVFLPELQRSSGRNGQRLLDWLEVPGSDAAQGSSAGLLLAPVPPRGTKASELPCYVRSARERQTEAELARLFYVAVTRARRQLHLYAAPALKKDSHEASHRAGTLLRTAWPAAEATVQEQVQRKSQPETLEMLRATAAEHDGGTGNLADLSRVSASFDPTALEQKISLPWLQASAAEAPATANPAQPLEAVTRPEGSLGSRALGTAVHLLLDQLAQEIATAPARPASALADTIAGWRGRIRATLRSLGTGKSAIERDTDTVLLALDNTLRSPEGFWLLQPHARAISERALAAEDNDGGPLRTLRLDRSFLAGARPGTTADPGQETLWIVEYKTATAGNMPLDQFLAEQRLRYAPQLRNYARLLAASDGAARRVMLALFFPLQPAFDSWELESGDVPALTPA; from the coding sequence GTGAGCGCAACCTTGCTGGAGTTCCCCAGCCCAAACCAGACCTCCGCAACTGAACCAGCAGACGCCGCAGAGCGCGCGAGCGCGCTCGACCCCGAACGCTCCTTCCTCGTGGAGGCGCCCGCAGGTTCCGGCAAGACCGGCCTGCTCGTTCAGCGTTTGCTCGCGCTGCTGTGCCGCGTCCAGCGTCCCGAGTCGGTGCTGGCACTTACGTTTACCAACAAGGCCACAGCGGAGATGCGCGAACGCGTGCTGAAAGCGCTCGATCTTCCGCAGAAAAATCCGTCCACGCTCAGCGACTTCGAGCGCACCACCCACAGGCTTGCGAGCGCCCTGCTGCAGCACGATCAGGCACTCGGATGGAACCTGCAGGCCAACAGCCACCGCCTGAATATCCGCACCATCGACTCGCTTTGCGGTGAGATCGCCCGCTCGCTTCCGCTCACCTCGGGTGCTGTCGGCCAGATGACTCCGGCGGAGGATGCGCGGCCTCTGTACCGCCGCGCCGCCCGCGCTGTCATGCTCCGCCTGGGCGGCGAGGATGCGGTCCTGAACAACGCGCTTCGCACCGTCTTGCTTCATCGCGATGCCGATCTCCATAACTGCGAGTCGCTCCTCGCAGAGATGCTTGGAACCCGCGAGCAGTGGCGCCGCCTTATCCCACTCACGCGCGACGAACTCACGGACGAGTTCCTGGATCGCGTGGTCAAGCCTCGACTTGACCAGACGCTCGAGACCATCATTTGCACCGCTCTCACCTCGCTGGAGAGGGCTTTCCCGCCAGACCTGCTGCACGACCTGACCGCCTTGGCGACGCAACTCTCAGCCGCAGACGGCCACAACGGTGCGCCGAACCCGATCGCGAGATGCGCCGCACTCCGCAACCCACCGGGAACGCGAGCAGCAGACGCGGAGCACTGGGCGCTGCTTGCGGGGCTACTTCTGAATACCAGTAGCCCACACACTTGGCGCAAGAGCATGAAGAAGAACCACCTGGGTCTAGTCGCTACGCCCAAGCAAAAGAAGCACCTGACAGACCTGATCGAGACTCTTTCCTCCAACGACACGTTGCACCGGCACCTCTGCGATCTGCGCAACCTGCCTCCGGCGGCCATGCCAGCCGACGACTGGCGCATGACTAAGGCGCTGTTCCAATTGCTGCTTGCTGCGCTGCAGGAACTGCACGCCATTTTCCGCGACACGAACACCTGCGACTTCACGGAACGCTCGCTGGCAGCGCATGCTGCCCTGAACCCCGCAAACGCCGGACCAGAATCCGGCCTGCGTGAGCACAGCGAATTGCAGCACCTGCTGGTGGACGAGATGCAGGACACCTCCAGCGCTCAATACGAGCTACTGGAATCGCTGACCCGCGGATGGGATGGCACCTCCCGCACCGTGTTCCTCGTCGGCGATCCGAAACAGTCCATCTACCTGTTCCGCCAGGCACGCGTGGAGCGTTTTCTCGGCAGCCTTGCCTCCGGCCGGCTCGGCAGCATCCCGTTGACCGCCCTGCGCCTCACCACCAACTTCCGCTCCGCGGCCCCGCTCGTCGACTCCCTTAATCAGCTCTTCGATCCGATCTTCCGCGCAGTCGGAAACGGAGAGATTCAGTACACGCCTGCCACCGCTGCCCGCACGGCCCAGCACGGTGAACTTCACTGGCACATCGACCCTCTCTGGGGCGAGGTTGGCAGCGAAGAACGCGGTACCAGCCAACGAGAAGTGCAGCGACAGCAGGCCGAGCACATCGTCCATACCATCCTCCGATTGCGCGAGGACGAGGACGCCAACAAGCCGCTCACGTTTGCCGTTCTAGTCCGCGCCCGCGAACACGCTACACACATCACGCGACTGTTCCGCGAGAGCGGCATCGCCTTCCGGGGCGTTGAGCTGGAAGCGCTGAACGAGCGGCCCGAGGTGCTCGACTCGCTCGCACTCACCCGTACGCTGCTTCACCCGGCGGACCGCGTCGCATGGCTTGCCGTGCTGCGCGCGCCCTGGTGCGGCGCGACTCTGGCGGACCTGTATCACCTGACCGGCGCAGATCAAGGGGACCGCAACACTACCGCTCCGCGAAAGCTTTTCCGCGAGCGTGCCCCTGGCCTGCCTGCCGCATCCCAAGCCCGGGTTCTGTGCACCCTGGACGTTCTGGACGCGGCAGTGGACGCGGTTGGCCGCATGCCGCTTGCTGAGGTGGTAGAGCGAGCCGGGCGCGCTCTTGGCACCGACCACTTCCGCACCGCTGCCGAGCGCACCAACGTTCAGCGATTCCTTGAACTCTTGGAGCAGGCCGAGGCCGAGCTGCAGGTCCTTGACGCACAGGATCTGCAAGCGCGGCTCTCACGGCTCTACGCCGAGCCTGACACTGTCCCGGGAGCGGTCGAGGTTATGACGATTCACAAGGCCAAAGGCCTGGAGTGGGACGTCGTCTTCCTCCCGGAGTTGCAGCGCTCCTCCGGCCGCAACGGGCAACGGCTGCTGGACTGGCTGGAAGTCCCGGGGTCGGACGCGGCGCAAGGCTCCAGTGCGGGACTCCTGCTTGCTCCCGTTCCGCCGCGCGGCACGAAAGCTTCCGAGCTCCCCTGCTACGTCCGCTCCGCGCGGGAGCGCCAAACGGAGGCGGAACTTGCCCGGCTTTTCTATGTCGCGGTCACGCGAGCGCGGCGGCAGCTTCACCTCTACGCAGCTCCAGCGCTCAAGAAGGACTCACACGAGGCTTCGCACCGCGCGGGCACTCTGCTCCGCACCGCTTGGCCCGCCGCTGAGGCGACCGTGCAGGAACAGGTCCAACGCAAATCCCAGCCGGAAACCCTAGAGATGCTGCGGGCGACCGCTGCAGAACACGACGGCGGAACAGGAAATCTGGCAGACCTCTCCCGCGTCTCCGCCAGCTTCGATCCCACGGCACTCGAGCAGAAGATCAGCCTTCCCTGGCTCCAGGCCAGCGCCGCTGAGGCGCCCGCCACAGCCAACCCCGCGCAGCCTCTGGAAGCGGTCACGCGACCGGAAGGTTCGCTAGGTTCCCGCGCTCTCGGAACTGCAGTCCACCTCTTGCTTGACCAGCTTGCGCAGGAGATCGCCACCGCGCCGGCTCGGCCAGCGTCAGCCCTGGCTGACACGATCGCGGGGTGGCGGGGCCGCATACGCGCAACTCTTCGCAGCCTCGGCACCGGCAAGTCCGCCATCGAACGGGATACGGACACCGTACTGCTCGCGCTGGACAATACCTTGCGGAGCCCGGAAGGCTTCTGGTTGTTGCAGCCGCACGCGCGCGCCATCAGCGAACGGGCGCTTGCGGCGGAAGACAACGATGGTGGACCGCTCCGCACCCTGCGGCTGGACCGCAGCTTCCTCGCAGGCGCGCGTCCCGGCACGACCGCCGATCCAGGGCAGGAAACGCTTTGGATCGTGGAATACAAGACCGCCACTGCGGGCAACATGCCACTCGATCAGTTCCTGGCCGAGCAGCGACTCCGCTACGCTCCGCAGCTTCGAAACTATGCGCGCCTGCTCGCCGCATCTGACGGCGCAGCAAGGCGGGTCATGCTGGCGCTCTTCTTCCCGTTGCAACCGGCGTTCGACTCCTGGGAATTGGAGAGCGGCGACGTACCAGCGTTGACCCCTGCTTGA
- the phoU gene encoding phosphate signaling complex protein PhoU, translating into MRTRFHQSLDLLKEKLLVMAGFAEQSIQRSIEAYRTRDTSLVELVRRSEPAINLLEREIDAAALDLLAMQQPMAVDLRFILSVIRINADLERVGDLAVNIAIRAREMTQMGEADLPVDIPKLGTLAAAMVRKAIEAFIDGDALLAERVLTLDTEVDEINRAAFRALSQRIKQKPADTPQALNAIMIARNLERVGDHATNIAEDVIFWVSGSDVRHSSAGVSMTVPEPLEERPPIH; encoded by the coding sequence ATGCGGACGCGGTTTCATCAATCACTGGACCTTCTCAAAGAGAAGCTGCTGGTGATGGCTGGCTTTGCAGAGCAGTCGATCCAGCGTTCGATCGAGGCCTACCGTACTCGCGACACGTCGCTGGTAGAGCTAGTGCGACGGTCGGAGCCGGCGATCAACCTGCTGGAGCGCGAGATCGATGCGGCGGCCCTGGATCTGTTGGCGATGCAGCAGCCCATGGCGGTTGACCTGCGCTTCATCCTCTCGGTGATCCGCATCAATGCCGACCTGGAACGGGTGGGCGATCTGGCGGTGAACATTGCGATTCGCGCGCGAGAGATGACCCAGATGGGCGAGGCGGATCTGCCCGTGGACATCCCCAAGCTTGGAACGCTGGCCGCTGCCATGGTGCGCAAAGCCATTGAGGCCTTCATCGATGGCGATGCATTGCTGGCGGAGCGCGTGTTGACCCTCGACACCGAAGTGGACGAGATCAACCGGGCTGCGTTCCGAGCCCTGAGTCAGCGCATCAAGCAGAAGCCGGCAGACACTCCCCAGGCGCTGAACGCCATCATGATCGCGCGCAACCTGGAGCGGGTTGGCGACCATGCGACCAATATCGCGGAAGACGTAATTTTCTGGGTCAGTGGAAGCGACGTTCGCCACAGTTCGGCAGGCGTGAGCATGACAGTTCCCGAACCGCTTGAGGAACGTCCGCCGATCCACTAG